The nucleotide sequence tatctatgtatatatctatgtatatatctatatatgtgtgtgtatgtttacgaatatatcattatgtttatgtatttattcaagtTCATTTTTTTCCAGTTAGCTGATAGGTTGGATACCTGATAATTTCTCAACTTGCGTGCTTGAGTGTTGCATGTGCAATAAGTCATTTATTTAGTCTGGGGTTGAGCTGAAGCAGCTGGGAGATGTGGTGGAACAAATGACCTGTAGAGGAGGTGAGGCAAAGGGAGAAAAACACACTAATCAACACTTGCCAATTTCCCATCAACTAACACTAAGCCATTGGAGGCCTTTGTGTTGCATGTTGCAGTGCTTAGTGATCGGTTTGCAGGTGGTCTTATTACGGTCTTATTACtgactgctgctactactactactactactactactactactactactactactactactactactactattactactactactactattactattattagtacttctactatactactactactacttgtggTACTATTGATAGTGTGTTACTATTGGGATCTTGGTGGAATGGATCAATGGATGTATTAATTATTCAATAAcagttttaacccaatgccgccggggaaaatgaacaaaaaatggggaaaatgctgtgcctctatattttctatattttttgtgaaatgtctgcccatagatggctctgcgagtccatagccacaaaggagtcaattagtagaccttgtgaccgtacctgatttgaaatggcgggaaaaacttattttttactagtgctatgaataccgatggtgttattcttattataaacattataattattctaatgtttttcaacattagtaacagcaaaataagatagcgtaaaatattttgtaaatcaaagaaaagggtgaacgggcaagatgggcagtacttgtaactggctcattggtgacttagtacaagtgtagccatccatgactaaaaacaatcaaacaagtactcacagtgggcatagcacgtacatacacgtcatacccgtcggcattgggttaaaaaaattAACACAGTTGTCaagatctttctctttttgtgttgtATATCCTCTTACCTTTTTTTGCGTGATTCTTGATTTTGTTGGCTTCGGGTAAACTGCCAGATAatcttgttttatctttgtttttaattttattttatttcattttttccttaaCCCCATGGGGACGGGCTAGAGATAAACATGCAAGATCCACAGATAGGTAGTCTAGATTTTTAGTAGTCTAGAATGTTTTAAAAGCAAGTTTTGCCTTATAAATAACTCACTATAGGTTTGGATTAGTGCAGATGTTAGGGCATAGCGGATAGCCAGAGAAAGAGCTGCCTGTGTGAGGGGTTAATATGACCAATAATTCCCACAAAGGATTAAATGTGTGTCTGCCGTGTGGACGTTCTTGACAGTTCTCTCGTTGACGGTGCTTTGAGAATGCCTTTGTCCATTTTCccgttcttttcatttttttctttcttttttgagaaaaTTTCTGTTCATTCTTGTATTATATCTTCTGTTAGTTGATTAATTAGTTTTTTAGGGgttgtgaattttgtttttttttcttctatttttcggtTGATTGCCGTGATTGATGAACAGGATTCATTATCTGAGTATTAttggaggagcaggaaggaatATGGCAGTCAATTTTGCTGGTAAATTTTCTTGCTGTTTTGAtagagttatttatttatttcctttaattGGTGTTTTATCTCATATGGATCtttttaagggggaaaaaaaaacaatggacatTGTCAATTCTTCTGTTgaaattttatcataattttcttatttatttatttttttctttcacattgcattttatttttcgtaTGTGTTTTTTCATAGTGTTTTGTTTATTATACAACCATCTAAGGCAAAAGTTTAACCCACCAGTGGCAATGTTGTCTTTAGTCTAAGGATatttgatgctctctctctctgtctctctctctctctctctctctctctctctctctctctctctctctctctctctctctctctcactctctcactctctcaatctctctctctctctctctctctctctctctctctctctctctctctctctctctcactctctctctctctctctctctctctctctctctctctctctctctctctctctctctctctctctctctctctctctctctctctgtctctctctctctctgtctctctctctctctgtctctctctctctctctctctctctctctctctctctctctctctctctctctctctctctcaatctctcaatctctcaatctctcaatctctctcaatctctcaatctctcaatctctcaatctctctctctctctctctcaatctctttctctctcaatctctctctctctcaatctctctcactctctctctctctctctctctctctctctctctctctctctctctctctctctctctctctctctctctctccctctctccctctccctctctctctccccctccctccctccctccctccctccctccttttctctctctctctctctctctctctctttctctctctctctctctctctccctccctccctccctccctccctccctccctccctccctccctccctttctctctctccctccctccctccctcccttcctccctccctccctccctccctccctccctccctccctccctccctccctccctttctctctctctctctctctctctctctctctctctctctctctctctctctctctctctctctctctctttctctcttgcactcACATAAACTGTGCACTCGCAGAAACTATATTTACTTTTGATATTTGTAATGTATCTTTACAGTTATGGTAATAAACTCTAGTTGTATCTGTACGTAACAATTAgttggtaattataatagcagtaaGTACCTGTATAATGTTTCATTGAGGTCACGGCCATCATATGAGGTATTTGGTAATTGGCTGATACTAGATAATAAttgcttttccctcccttcccccatcccactTTGTCTGGCCAGTGGTATGGCGAGTGGCGGAGGGGACAGGCTGCgaatggtgacggtggtggaccTACGACACAAGATGGATGCCCTCGTGTCTGACCTCTCCCACGCTCTGGATGAGTCTCAGCTGCCCCAGTACCATCGCAAGAGAAGGGGCTTCAAACGACGCGCCAAGCTGGCCAATAATCTTAGTAagacctctttctctcactgtccttttgtctgtctgtctttttctgtctctgtccatgtctTTTACCCAGtccctgtccttgtccctgtccctgtccctgtccctgtctttttctgtctctgtccatgtcttttaccctgtccctgtccttgtccctgtccctgtccgtgtccctgtctgtctttttctgtctctgtccatgtcttttaccctgtccctgtccttgtccctgtccctgtctgtctgtctttttctgtctctgtccatgtctgttaccctgtccttgtccctgtcTTTTTATGTCTCTGTCCATGTCTTTTACCCAGtccctgtccttgtccctgtccctgtccctgtccctgtccctgtctttttctgtctctgtccatgtcttttaccctgtccctgtccctgtcagtctttttctgtctctgtccatgtcttttaccctgtccctgtccttgtccctgtccctatccctgtctgtctgtctgtctgtctttttctgtctctgtccatgtctattaccctgtccttgtccctgtcTTTTTATGTCTCTGTCCATGTCTTTTACCCTGTCCAAGTCCCAGTCCTTGTCccagtccctgtccctgtccgtgtccctgtctgtctttttctgtctctgtccatgtcttttaccctgtccctgtccttgtccctgtccctgtccctgtctgtctgtctttttctgtctctgtccatgtctgttaccctgtccttgtccctgtcTTTTTATGTCTCTGTCCATGTCTTTTACCCAGtccctgtccttgtccctgtccctgtccctgtccctgtctttttctgtctctgtccatgtcttttaccctgtccctgtccctgtctgtctttttctgtctctgtccatgtcttttaccctgtccctgtccttgtccctgtccctatccctgtctgcctgtctgtctgtctttttctgtctctgtccatgtctattaccctgtccttgtccctgtcTTTTTATGTCTCTGTCCATGTCTTTTACCCTGTCCAAGTCCCAGTCCTTGTCccagtccctgtccctgtccctgtccctgtccctgtctgtctttttctgtctctgtccatgtcttttaccctgtccttgtccctgtccctgtctttgtttctgtccctgtccctgtctctgtccctgtccttgtctttgtctttgtctctgtccctgtccctgtccttgaccctgaccctgaccctgaccctgaccctgtccctgtccttgaccctgtccctgtccctctgtgtctctttatctctcttgctctctcttgccttcacctccccccccccctctctctctctctctctctctctctctctctctctctctctctctctctctctctctctctctctctctctctctctctctctttctctctctctctccctctccctctctctctctctctgtctcatcctcacccttaccccatgccctcaccctcatcctctccctgtccctgttcctcaccctctccctgtccctgtccctgtccctcaccctcacccttaccccttgcccttaccctccccctcaccctgtccctttctcttaccctcaccctcaaccacgctttcacccttaccctcccttccctctttcttttgacCTATATCTCACTCATAATCATCAAGTTGATGAATGTAAATATGGCCTCCTTGCAATAACTGAAATTTTTGTGTAGTATATTTAATGTACTATTCATTTGTAcataactttttatatatatttcttttccttattctcaaAACTGCTTCCAACACATGACGTACAGTTGTTCTCGAAAGCCATTCACATATCTTTGAATAATCCACCCCATTAATTTATGATACAATTTtgtttgacacaaacacaaacacagtaatgtgtacacaaaaatgaaaatgaaaacagccaccgtaagaaatgaatatagatcttgatgtttcgaactcttcatgaaTTCCTATTCTgatgaataataaaccgaaatgaatGAAGAAGAGTTCCAAACGTCacaatttatttcatttcttacttcttattggctgttttccttttcatcattttcttttttagacTCCAGTCACCTTGTGTTTTTGTCTCTCACCAGGGTCTCCTCTCCAACATATGAGATTAGGAGAAAGGAAGCAAGTGAATGATTGCATTTTTTCTTATGAaatactcttttattttttctaataatacacccctcccccccaggctTGTCTAGCACCCATGCCCTTAGCGAAGACTCCTCCAGCAGCATCGGCGAAGTCCTCCTCTCCCAAGACAACAAATCCTCGATCCCTCTCACCGACTCCGATGACATGAGCCCCCCCCCAGAGCCCCGGCTGCGCACCCAGCTCCTCACCCACCACCGCGCCTCGGCCAACCTGGTCGAGTCGGACTCCGTCAATGAGAACTTCTCCCCTGTCCGGCCCCACAACAGGAGGTAgctattcattctttctctttgccaTCTTGAGTGTGTTCgatctgtatttgtttgttaattgtttatttatacatatatttatatatatatttatgtatgtatgtgtatatatatatatatatatatatatatatatatatgtatatatatatgtatacatacatacatacatacatacatacatacatacatacatacatacatacaaacatacatacatacatacatacatacatacatacatacatacatatatagaaatatgtatatatataatatatatatgtatatttatttatacatatagacatatatatttatatatatatatatatgcatatatatttatacatatatgtatagatatatgtatatatacatattaatatgtatatgattatttatatatgtatatataaataaataaatgtatatatatatttatatatatgtaaatatatattatatatatatatatatatatatatatatatatatatatatacacatatatatatatacatatacatatatacatataaagaatatatagtatgtatatttaaaaatacatatatgtaaagcatatatataaagtatatatatttaaatacacacacacacacacacatatatatatatatatatatatatatatatatatatatatatatatatatatatatacacacacacacacatatacatatatacacatatatatgtatatatatgtatatatatgtatatatatgtatacatatgtatatttatgtttatatatgtatatatacgtatatatatatatatatatatatatatgtatatatatatatatatatatatatatatatatatatatatacatacataaatatatacagatatataaatacataaatatataaatatatacatatgttaatatatgaatatatagatatattcatatattcatatatgaatatatacatatatgaatataaatatataaatgtataaatttataaatgtatcgatatgtaaatgtataaatacataaatacatatatatatgaatatataaatatatatatatatatatataatgtttatatatatgtatatttatatatttatatatctatatctatatctatctatcttctatcaatccatctatctatcgatctataaatgtaatatgtgtgtgtgtgtgtgtgtgtgtgtgtgtgtgtgtgtgtgtgtgtgtgtgtgtgtgtgtgtgtgtgtgtgtgtgtgtgtgtgtgtgtgtttatatttttgtatttttatttatatattttttttaaacacaaacattctacatttacatttattttacttttatttttacatttacatttacatttgtatttgtatttgtatttgtatttgtatttgtatttatatttatatttatatttatatttatatttatatttatatttatatttatatttatatttatatttatatttatatttatatttatatttatgtatatatttatgtatatatttatgtatatatatacatatatgtatatatatacatatatatatatatatatatacatatatatatacatatatatacatatatatttatatatgtatatatatacacatacatatatagatatacatacacatacacatacacatacacatacacatacacatacacatacacatacacatacacatacacacacacacacacatacacatacacacacacacacacacacacacacacacacacacacatccatccatccatccatccatccatccatccatccatccatccatccatccatccatccatccatccatccatccatccatccatccatccatccatccatacatgcatatgtaaatgtatatatatatatatatatatatatatatatatggatacacatgtataaatataaagatatatatgtatgtgtatatatacatacattcaaatacatatagatatttgtgtgcatatatattcacacatatatatatgtatatatgtatatgtgtatatatatagaaatatatatatatatatatatatatatatatatatatatttatttatttacttatatacggatatatatatgtatatatatataaaagtatatatttatatatatatatatatatatatataatgcagagttacatttatatatataaatatatatatatatatataatgcagagttacatttatatatatgtatataggaatatgtatatgtatatgcatatgtatatgcatatttatatgtatatgcatatatatgaatatatatgtatatgtatatatacatatacatatacatgtacatatatattcatatagatttatatatacatatatgtatatgtacatatatatcatatatgtatatgtatacatgtttatatacatgtcatacatatgtatatatatgtataatgtgttaatatatgtaaatgtatacgtgtatatatatttataatgtgtgtacatatgtatatatataaatatatatacatatatacatatatatacacatatatccatgtatatatatatgtatatatataataatgtatgtatatgtatgtttatatatgtacatgtctatatatgtacatttaaatatatttatttatatatataataataaataaataaataaatgaatgtagatataaataactaaatataaacaaatatatgtaaatatatatatatatataatatatatataatatatatagaatataactagatagatagatagataggtggatagatagatagattgatagatatgcattatatatattacatattttacatgtatatatattatatatattatatatattatatatattatatatattatatatattatatgtatgttatatatatatatatatatatatatatatatatatatatatatatatcttgtatatattatatgtattatatttaagttatatataatatatataaaatgtacatacacatattcagatatatgcatacatacatgcatatatatatatatatatatatatatatatatatatgtatgtatgtatgtatgtatgtatatatgtatatataaatatatgtatatatgtatatataaatatatgtatgtatatatatatgtatatataaatatatgtatgtatgtatatatatttatatataaatatatgtgtatatgtatatataaatatatgtatatatgtatatataaatatatgtgtatatgtatatataaatatatgtatatatgtatatatatgaatatatatgtgtatatatatgaatatatatatatgtatatatgaatatatatatatgtatatatattgatatatgtatgtttatatatatatatgtatatttcttttcttttcgtttttcttttctttctcttttcctttattctttttgctGGGCATCTCCTGGTTTTGAGATGTTATAAAGAGACTGGCTAAGTTGTCTAACCCACATGCAGTGGGATTTCCCCAGACCATGTGAAGGCAGTGGCCCAGTTGTGTATGCAGTCAGCAGCTCAATTGAAAAATCATAAGCATGGGAAACATACATTTACGTTAGTGTCAACATTCTTTATGGCTTTCACATTTATTTGGGAAATGAGGTCAAACAATGACTTTAAGCTTCCTTTTGCTTAGGCTTCATTTAGTGTGCCTCGATGAGATGTGtttgagaggagagtgaggttgAGTTCAGCCACTGGATAGGAGTTGCTAGTTTATTCCTTTGCTTCCTATTTTTATTAGGGGTAGCAATATGGGTTTAGAGTTCATGATGATTGATTTAACTTGTGTGTTAGACTCTAGGTAAGTTGCATTTCTGCCTTTTTAATGTGATTTGATTATCTGTTTCTGTTATTCTGTGCCTGTGCATGAGTAGgaaagtgtgtctgtatgtgtatatgtagaaacAATTGCAGGTATGGATGTTGGTGGTTTAGTGATTACTTGTGTGTAGTTTATgtaatttgtatgttttttaaatatgtgtgacgttgtgtgggtgtgtgtggttgtgggtgaaAGCATTTTGTGTAAATGTATTCACATTAATTTACTTTCATCACTCATCTCCCATCACAGAATATGTATGTGCCACTCTTTCCATGTATGAGCATAATCACCATGTATGTGTGTCAGTAATTATAGACCAATTACTTCAGCCTAACTCTTAAGTCTAAACAAAGAAGAAACCAAAAACCTGAGATGTTAGAAGTACCCTAATGGTTTTCAGTGTCAACCCTTTTTTGTGTAGGAAGAGAAAGTGCAAGAGGCTGGCCCTGGACCCAGACGTCCCCTCCACCTCTGCCACCGCTCCCCAGGCCCCAGGACCTCCCCCCATGAGCAAACCCACGGCCATTGCCTCGGCTATCCTGGCTGGCTCGTCTaccaacaggaaaaaaaaggtcCTCAGACCATCTCCGGACTCAGAGAACAGGTGAGgcacatcctcttcttcttcttcttcttcttcttcttcttcttcttcttcttcttcttcttcttcttcttcttcttcttcttcttcttcttcttcttcttcttcttctttttcttttctttttttcttctttttcttttctttttttcttcttcttctttttcttttctttttttcttcttctttttttttctttttttcttcttcttcttcttctttttcttttctaattttcttcttctttttcttttctttttttcttcttttttttttctttttttccccttcttctttttcttcttcttctttttcttcttcttcttcttcttcttcttttcttcttcttcttcttcttcttcttcttcttcttcttcttcttcttcttcttcatcgtcatcgtcatcgtcatcgtcatcgtcatcgtcatcgtcatcgtcatcgtcatcgtcatcgtcatcgtcatcgtcatcgtcatcatcatcatcatcatcatcatcatcatcatcatcatcatcatcattattatcatttgttgtcaGAATATTTGATGATTCAGTAAGATTTTAGAATACGAAAAGGATGAAAGCAGATGCTGACATCTGATACATAAGGTGAAATGTCTCTAGATGTATTATTCAAGCCACTTGTTTTGGATGACCTGAGCAGATGAAAAGGGGAGGACAATATTTAAGGCAAATTcatattaaagaaaaacaaatatgaaaatgtaaatattacATTATGTCACAGAAATGTTAATGTTGAGGTTAAGGATTACTAAATATTGCTTGAGTCCCATTGGATATGTGCAAAAAtatatccccctcaccccccttttttgcAGATACCTCGCAATTTCGGCAGGGAAGCGCAAGCGAGGCCGCGAGCGCAGTGTAGAGTGGTGTGCGGGCCAGCAGGTATCGGGGGGTCGGCGGCACGGGTCCTCTTCTAGTCACTACCACAGCCTCCGGGTTCACCGCACCTCGACTCAGACCAGCAACGAAGACAGCATGGAGTACGATTATTCTGATGATGCCAACATGTCAGTTACGCTGTCGCTGAGgcgcattttttcctttttttttttcttctttttctgatagattttttccctttactttgATGAAAAATATCTTAACACTTATTTTTTCCATAGACTTTcttctatacagacacacacatttatatatgtgtgtatatatatatatattttttttttatatatatatatatatatatatatatatatatacgtatgtatacatatatatatatatatatatatatatatatatatatatatatatatatatatatatataaaaattcatatatatgtatacatatacatatacatacacatatgtttgtatatatatgtatatgtatatatatgtatatatatgtatatatatatatattcatacatatatatatatatatatatatatatatttatacatatatatatatatatattatatatatatattatatatatattatatatatatattatatatatatatatatatatatatatatatatatatatatatatatatggatatatttatgtatatatgtacacacacacacacacacacacacacacacacacacacacacagacacacagacacacagacacacagacacacacacacacacacacacacacacacacacacacacacacacacacacacacacacacacacacacacacacacacacacacacacaaacacacacacacacaaacacacactcacaaacacaaacacaaacacacactcacactcacactcacactcacactcacactcacactcacactcacacattcacactcacacactccctcacaatctctcgctctcactctcactctcactcactcatactctctctctctctctctctctctctctctctctctctctctctctctctctctctctctctctctctccctccctccctccctccctccctccctccctctctctctctctctcacacacacacacacacacacacacacacacacacacacacacacacacacacacacacacacacacacacacacacacacacacacacagacacacacacacacacacacacatacaaacacacatacaaacacacacacacacacacacacacacacacacacacacacacacacacacacacacacacacacacacacacacacac is from Penaeus chinensis breed Huanghai No. 1 chromosome 36, ASM1920278v2, whole genome shotgun sequence and encodes:
- the LOC125044599 gene encoding G patch domain-containing protein 2-like isoform X7, producing the protein MASGGGDRLRMVTVVDLRHKMDALVSDLSHALDESQLPQYHRKRRGFKRRAKLANNLSLSSTHALSEDSSSSIGEVLLSQDNKSSIPLTDSDDMSPPPEPRLRTQLLTHHRASANLVESDSVNENFSPVRPHNRSVNPFLCRKRKCKRLALDPDVPSTSATAPQAPGPPPMSKPTAIASAILAGSSTNRKKKVLRPSPDSENRYLAISAGKRKRGRERSVEWCAGQQVSGGRRHGSSSSHYHSLRVHRTSTQTSNEDSMEYDYSDDANMEHSSSESSTESEAGIYTCDEGREADDEQSDWFAEPDPVYGVPGSANSTRQRAASNRLSWWNENEFSLSSSAKALFKERYEKMSVENQQACRLRFQKLRERLLRREIRAGRRRIRDRKPGFSIVSSVNDKVSRFLQDPTQSELRLRPMTDKDRDQLNHLADLYSLTVRGGDNHSAPILTKTRDFLPTSSTHCELG